One Dokdonia sp. Dokd-P16 genomic window carries:
- a CDS encoding 3-oxoacyl-ACP synthase III family protein: MAIKITGLGSYIPEVVTKNDNFQKHQFLNMDGSAIKSENGIIIEKFKAITGISERRYAPAGMQSSDMGTQAALKAIKDSGVDPETLDYIICAHNYGDVQKGSNFSDIVPSLASRIKHNLRIQNPKCVAYDILFGCPGWIEGVIQAQAYIKAGMAKKCLVIGTEMLSRVVDDHDRDSMIYSDGAGASIIEQDDSNTGILSFETATFTYDEAYFLFNGSSYNPEAEQQTKYIKMYGRKIYNFALTQVPQAMKTCLENSGCTIADVKKIFIHQANEKMDEAIVSRFYKLHDLEMPEHIMPMSINTLGNSSVATVPTVFDLVRQGALENHEINKGDVVIFASVGAGMNINAMVYRY, encoded by the coding sequence ATGGCAATTAAGATAACAGGTTTAGGCAGCTACATTCCAGAAGTCGTTACAAAAAATGACAACTTTCAAAAACATCAATTTTTGAATATGGATGGCTCTGCCATTAAATCTGAAAATGGTATCATCATAGAGAAGTTTAAAGCCATTACTGGTATTTCAGAACGACGCTATGCACCTGCTGGTATGCAATCCTCGGACATGGGGACGCAAGCAGCCCTAAAAGCTATTAAAGACTCAGGAGTAGACCCTGAAACACTAGACTACATTATTTGCGCTCACAATTATGGTGATGTACAAAAGGGATCAAACTTTAGCGATATTGTTCCTAGCCTTGCATCACGTATTAAACACAACTTACGTATCCAAAACCCTAAGTGTGTGGCTTACGATATCCTTTTTGGGTGTCCAGGGTGGATAGAAGGTGTCATTCAAGCGCAAGCATATATCAAAGCTGGTATGGCAAAAAAATGTCTTGTTATTGGTACTGAGATGCTTTCTCGCGTGGTAGATGATCACGACAGAGATAGCATGATTTACAGTGATGGTGCTGGAGCATCTATTATTGAGCAAGATGATAGCAACACTGGAATCTTATCTTTTGAGACAGCTACATTCACCTATGATGAAGCTTATTTCCTTTTTAACGGATCTTCATACAACCCAGAAGCAGAACAGCAAACTAAGTACATAAAAATGTATGGTCGCAAGATTTATAATTTTGCGCTTACACAAGTACCTCAAGCCATGAAAACGTGCCTTGAAAATAGTGGCTGTACAATAGCAGATGTTAAGAAAATATTTATCCATCAAGCAAACGAGAAGATGGACGAGGCTATTGTAAGTCGTTTTTACAAACTTCACGACTTAGAAATGCCTGAACATATTATGCCTATGAGCATAAACACACTAGGTAACAGCTCAGTTGCTACGGTTCCTACGGTATTTGACTTAGTACGTCAAGGAGCTCTAGAAAATCACGAGATTAACAAAGGTGATGTCGTTATTTTTGCAAGTGTAGGTGCTGGTATGAACATCAACGC
- the gcvP gene encoding aminomethyl-transferring glycine dehydrogenase: MNTDSFALRHIGPRRSDLPEMLKTVGAETIEQLIFETIPDNIRLENNLTLDPALSEHEFAAHITALSNKNKVFRSFIGLGYNQAITPAVIQRNILENPGWYTAYTPYQAEIAQGRLEALLNYQTMITDLTGMELANASLLDESTAAAEAMALLFSVRSRDQKKADVNKFFVSEEILPQTLSLLQTRATPIGVELVVGNHEEFDFSKEFFGAILQYPGVSGKVFDYAAFVANANAADIKVAVAADILSLVKLRAPGEFGVDVVVGTTQRFGIPLGYGGPHAAYFATKEEYKRSIPGRIIGVTKDTDGKRALRMALQTREQHIKRDKATSNICTAQVLLAVMAGMYGVYHGPEGLKNIANKVHNTAATVADALEQLGLYQTNESYFDTIQIKADAAKVAAVAQEMEINFHYPDAETVAISIHEATTLQDVNDIVSAFAKAYSKETITVSQIAEGNAIPASVARETSFLQLPVFNSYHSETELMRYIKKLERKDLSLNHSMISLGSCTMKLNAASEMLPLSDPQWGNMHPFAPLDQAEGYQTMLKKLEDQLTEITGFAGTSLQPNSGAQGEYAGLMVIRAYHESRGDSHRNICLIPSSAHGTNPASAVMAGMKVVVTKALENGNIDVDDLREKAEKHKDNLAALMITYPSTHGVYESAVKEITSLIHEHGGQVYMDGANMNAQVALTNPGAIGADVCHLNLHKTFAIPHGGGGPGVGPICVAKQLVPFLPTNPVVTTGGEQAITAISAAPWGSALACLISYAYITMLGEPGLRHSTEYAILNANYIKERLDGAYQCLYVGERGRAAHEMIIDCRPFKAHGIEVTDIAKRLMDYGFHAPTVSFPVAGTMMIEPTESESKEELDRFCEAMLSIRKEIDTASSDEPNHIMKNAPHTLAMVTADTWEFSYSREKAAYPLSYVAENKFWPTVRRVDDAYGDRNLICTCAPIEEYMEA; encoded by the coding sequence ATGAATACAGATTCGTTTGCATTACGCCACATAGGCCCACGTAGAAGTGATCTTCCTGAGATGCTTAAAACAGTAGGCGCTGAAACTATCGAGCAGCTCATATTTGAGACTATTCCTGACAACATTAGACTTGAGAACAACCTCACGCTAGACCCTGCGCTTAGCGAGCATGAGTTTGCTGCACATATCACAGCACTGTCTAATAAAAACAAAGTATTCAGATCTTTTATAGGTCTAGGATATAATCAAGCGATTACACCAGCAGTAATACAGCGTAATATTCTAGAAAATCCGGGATGGTACACGGCTTACACTCCTTACCAAGCAGAGATTGCTCAAGGACGTCTAGAAGCATTGCTTAACTACCAGACCATGATCACAGATCTTACAGGTATGGAGCTTGCAAATGCATCTTTACTTGATGAGTCTACCGCAGCTGCAGAGGCAATGGCATTGCTATTTTCTGTACGTAGCCGTGATCAGAAAAAGGCAGACGTAAATAAATTCTTTGTATCTGAAGAGATTCTACCTCAAACGCTTTCTTTATTACAAACCCGTGCAACTCCAATAGGTGTTGAACTGGTAGTAGGAAATCATGAGGAATTTGATTTTTCTAAAGAATTCTTTGGAGCCATCTTGCAATATCCAGGTGTTTCTGGAAAGGTATTTGACTACGCAGCTTTTGTAGCAAATGCAAATGCAGCAGACATTAAAGTAGCTGTAGCAGCAGATATATTGAGCCTTGTAAAACTACGCGCTCCAGGAGAATTTGGAGTAGACGTGGTCGTAGGTACTACACAACGCTTTGGTATTCCGCTAGGATACGGAGGTCCTCATGCAGCATACTTTGCTACTAAGGAAGAATACAAAAGAAGCATCCCAGGACGTATCATTGGAGTAACAAAAGACACTGATGGTAAGCGCGCCCTGCGTATGGCGCTTCAAACACGTGAACAACACATCAAGCGTGATAAGGCAACTTCAAACATCTGTACTGCACAGGTATTACTTGCTGTTATGGCGGGAATGTACGGTGTATATCACGGTCCAGAGGGATTAAAAAATATTGCAAATAAAGTGCACAACACTGCAGCTACCGTTGCAGATGCACTAGAACAACTAGGATTGTATCAAACTAACGAGAGTTATTTTGACACTATCCAGATAAAAGCAGATGCTGCCAAAGTAGCTGCTGTAGCACAAGAAATGGAAATCAACTTCCATTACCCAGACGCAGAGACTGTAGCAATCTCTATACATGAAGCTACCACTTTACAAGATGTAAATGATATCGTTTCCGCTTTCGCGAAAGCGTACTCAAAAGAAACTATCACTGTATCTCAAATTGCCGAAGGAAACGCGATTCCTGCAAGTGTGGCTCGTGAGACTTCATTCTTACAACTTCCAGTATTTAATAGCTATCATTCTGAAACAGAATTGATGCGTTACATCAAAAAACTAGAACGTAAAGATTTATCATTAAACCACTCCATGATATCTCTAGGCTCTTGTACAATGAAGCTTAACGCAGCGTCTGAGATGTTACCACTTTCTGATCCGCAATGGGGGAATATGCACCCATTTGCACCATTAGATCAGGCAGAAGGATACCAGACTATGCTTAAAAAACTTGAAGATCAACTTACGGAGATTACAGGTTTTGCAGGTACATCACTACAACCTAACTCTGGAGCTCAGGGAGAGTATGCCGGTCTTATGGTAATACGTGCATACCACGAATCTCGTGGAGACAGCCACAGAAACATCTGCCTTATCCCATCATCTGCACACGGAACAAATCCTGCAAGTGCGGTAATGGCTGGTATGAAAGTAGTAGTTACAAAAGCACTTGAAAACGGAAACATCGATGTAGATGATTTACGTGAAAAAGCAGAGAAGCACAAGGACAACCTTGCGGCACTTATGATCACATACCCATCTACACATGGAGTATACGAAAGCGCTGTAAAAGAAATAACCTCACTCATACATGAGCATGGTGGTCAAGTATATATGGATGGTGCAAACATGAATGCACAAGTTGCCTTGACTAACCCAGGAGCAATTGGTGCAGATGTATGTCACTTAAACCTACACAAAACGTTTGCTATTCCTCACGGAGGTGGTGGCCCAGGAGTAGGACCTATATGTGTTGCAAAGCAGCTAGTTCCTTTCTTACCTACTAACCCAGTGGTTACAACAGGCGGTGAGCAAGCGATTACTGCAATAAGCGCAGCTCCATGGGGATCTGCACTTGCATGTCTTATATCTTACGCATACATCACGATGCTAGGTGAGCCAGGATTGCGTCACTCTACAGAGTATGCTATTCTTAATGCAAACTACATCAAAGAGCGTCTTGACGGCGCTTACCAATGTTTATATGTAGGAGAACGCGGTCGTGCTGCACACGAGATGATTATAGACTGTCGTCCATTTAAAGCTCATGGTATCGAAGTAACAGATATCGCAAAGCGTCTTATGGATTATGGTTTCCACGCTCCTACGGTTTCTTTCCCAGTAGCAGGAACTATGATGATAGAACCTACAGAGAGTGAAAGCAAAGAAGAACTAGATCGTTTTTGTGAAGCTATGCTTTCTATTAGAAAGGAAATTGACACAGCAAGTTCTGATGAGCCTAACCACATTATGAAAAATGCACCGCATACTCTAGCAATGGTCACTGCAGATACTTGGGAGTTCTCATACTCTAGAGAGAAAGCCGCTTACCCGCTAAGCTATGTTGCAGAAAATAAATTCTGGCCTACTGTGCGTCGTGTAGATGACGCTTATGGTGATCGTAATTTAATATGTACCTGTGCTCCTATTGAGGAATACATGGAAGCATAA
- a CDS encoding sigma-70 family RNA polymerase sigma factor, which produces MSTNQIDPTKWVDQYSDYLFNYTIARVNDRDMARDLISETFLAGLKSMKNFKGEATERTWLISILKRKIIDHYRKTNSKKGKAEVHINYKDDESEGDWLEERVADPFDKTAEDSIENEELGEAIFNCLSKLPEKQARIFKMKTIDDFDTEAICNEFDITPSNFWVIIHRARTAMASCMEKNWL; this is translated from the coding sequence AGACCAGTACTCGGACTACCTATTTAATTATACCATCGCCCGCGTAAATGATCGCGACATGGCAAGAGACTTAATTTCTGAGACTTTTCTCGCTGGTCTTAAGTCAATGAAAAACTTTAAAGGAGAGGCTACAGAACGTACGTGGCTCATTTCCATTTTAAAGCGTAAAATCATTGACCACTACCGCAAGACAAACTCTAAGAAAGGTAAGGCAGAAGTACACATCAATTACAAAGATGATGAGAGTGAAGGCGACTGGCTAGAGGAGCGCGTTGCAGATCCATTTGATAAAACTGCCGAAGATAGCATCGAAAATGAAGAGCTAGGCGAGGCGATTTTTAATTGCTTAAGTAAGTTGCCAGAAAAGCAAGCTCGTATTTTTAAGATGAAAACTATAGACGACTTTGATACTGAAGCAATTTGTAATGAATTTGATATTACTCCGTCTAACTTTTGGGTAATTATCCACAGAGCCCGCACAGCCATGGCAAGCTGTATGGAGAAAAATTGGCTATAA